In a single window of the uncultured Dysgonomonas sp. genome:
- the der gene encoding ribosome biogenesis GTPase Der, with amino-acid sequence MGNLVAIVGRPNVGKSTLFNRLTESRQAIVDETSGTTRDRQYGKTEWGGQEFSLVDTGGWVVNSDDVFESEINKQVSIAIEEADVILFLVDVMNGLTDLDSSVGNMLRRSKKPIILVSNKADNFNLHHQSAEFYALGLGDPVNISAINGGGTGDLLDLIITKFTKKSEEEHLEDIPRIAIVGRPNAGKSSFVNALMDEERNIVTNIAGTTRDSIYTRFDRFNMDFYLVDTAGIRKKGKVTEDLEYYSVIRSIKAIENSDVCVLMLDATQGIESQDLNIFSLIQKNRKGLVVCVNKWDLVENKEQIVIKTFEHAIRERLAPFTDFPIIFASAVTKQRVLKVLETAKEVFVRRKTKIPTHKLNEVLLPIIEHTPPPSNKGKYIKIKYITQLPNTQVPTFVFFCNLPQWIKDPYKRFLENRIRDNWDLSGTPINVIIREK; translated from the coding sequence ATGGGAAATTTAGTAGCTATAGTCGGTCGCCCCAATGTGGGTAAATCAACATTATTCAATCGTTTGACCGAAAGCCGGCAAGCTATTGTAGACGAAACTTCAGGAACAACCCGCGACCGCCAGTACGGAAAAACGGAATGGGGCGGCCAGGAATTCTCTCTGGTAGATACCGGAGGTTGGGTTGTGAACTCGGATGACGTATTCGAAAGCGAGATAAACAAACAAGTATCCATAGCGATAGAGGAAGCAGATGTCATCCTTTTCCTAGTGGATGTAATGAACGGGCTCACCGATCTGGATTCGAGCGTAGGCAATATGCTTCGCCGCTCCAAGAAGCCTATCATATTGGTATCCAACAAGGCTGATAATTTTAACCTGCATCACCAATCGGCAGAGTTCTATGCTTTGGGATTAGGTGATCCGGTAAACATTTCAGCTATCAACGGAGGTGGAACAGGCGATTTGCTGGATTTGATCATCACCAAGTTTACAAAGAAAAGTGAGGAAGAACACCTCGAAGACATTCCGCGCATAGCTATTGTCGGACGTCCGAATGCAGGAAAATCTTCTTTTGTAAATGCTCTGATGGACGAGGAACGGAATATTGTAACCAATATAGCGGGAACTACCCGCGACTCTATATATACCCGGTTCGACCGCTTCAATATGGATTTCTACCTTGTAGATACGGCAGGTATACGCAAAAAAGGAAAAGTGACGGAAGACCTCGAATACTATTCGGTTATTCGCTCTATTAAAGCGATAGAAAACTCCGATGTATGCGTGCTGATGCTCGATGCCACACAAGGTATAGAAAGTCAGGATTTGAATATATTCTCGCTGATTCAGAAAAACCGCAAGGGACTCGTTGTCTGCGTAAACAAATGGGACTTAGTAGAAAACAAGGAACAGATCGTTATCAAAACGTTCGAGCATGCCATACGCGAACGCCTGGCGCCTTTTACCGACTTCCCTATAATTTTTGCTTCAGCCGTAACTAAGCAAAGGGTGCTAAAAGTATTGGAAACAGCTAAAGAAGTATTTGTCCGCAGAAAGACAAAGATACCTACTCACAAACTGAATGAGGTATTACTTCCTATCATAGAGCACACTCCACCGCCATCGAACAAAGGAAAATATATTAAAATAAAATATATCACACAGTTGCCTAACACACAGGTCCCTACGTTTGTATTCTTCTGTAATCTGCCACAATGGATCAAAGACCCTTACAAACGATTTCTGGAGAACCGTATACGAGACAACTGGGACTTGTCTGGTACACCTATCAATGTTATTATCAGGGAGAAATAG
- a CDS encoding beta-ketoacyl-ACP synthase III has translation MIMIRAAITGIGAYIPKDILTNEELAKIVDTTDEWIMSRVGIKERHVLDKGLGTSVMGAEAVKELLQKTNTKPEEVEVVIFATTTPDFIFPSTAAMTAEACGIKNALGFDIQAACSGFIYALEIGSNFIRSGQYKKVVVVAGDKMTAITNYKDRTTCPLFGDAAGAVMLEPTTEEVGIIDSSLHIDGVGIPHLHMRGGGSVYPASHETVDNDMHYVYQEGQVVFKHAVSRMADASVEIMERNNLSKEDVAWLVPHQANIRIIEAVGNRMGLSADKVMVNIQKYGNTSSGTIPVCLYEWESKLKKGDNIILAAFGAGFTWGALYLKWAY, from the coding sequence ATAATAATGATTCGAGCCGCAATTACCGGTATTGGCGCATATATCCCCAAGGATATTCTGACCAATGAAGAATTAGCGAAAATAGTTGATACTACCGACGAATGGATCATGTCGCGTGTAGGCATCAAAGAACGTCATGTATTAGACAAAGGTCTCGGCACTTCTGTAATGGGAGCCGAAGCAGTGAAGGAGTTGTTGCAAAAAACAAATACGAAGCCGGAGGAAGTTGAGGTTGTAATTTTTGCCACCACTACTCCCGACTTTATATTTCCGTCTACGGCAGCAATGACAGCCGAAGCTTGTGGTATAAAAAATGCTTTAGGCTTTGATATACAAGCTGCATGTTCAGGTTTTATCTATGCACTGGAAATCGGATCTAATTTCATACGCTCAGGACAATACAAAAAAGTAGTGGTAGTTGCCGGAGATAAAATGACCGCAATAACTAACTACAAAGACCGCACTACCTGTCCTCTGTTTGGTGATGCCGCAGGAGCTGTAATGTTGGAGCCTACTACTGAAGAAGTCGGTATAATCGATTCCTCGTTACATATCGACGGTGTGGGTATACCACATCTGCATATGCGTGGAGGAGGTTCGGTTTATCCCGCTTCACACGAAACTGTGGATAATGATATGCACTATGTATATCAGGAAGGTCAGGTTGTATTCAAGCATGCAGTATCACGGATGGCAGATGCTTCTGTAGAAATAATGGAGCGCAATAATTTGTCGAAAGAAGACGTGGCGTGGCTTGTTCCGCATCAGGCAAATATCCGTATCATCGAAGCTGTAGGTAACCGTATGGGTTTGTCGGCTGATAAGGTGATGGTGAATATACAGAAATATGGCAACACTAGTTCGGGGACTATCCCTGTGTGCCTGTATGAATGGGAATCGAAACTGAAAAAAGGAGATAATATCATCCTTGCAGCATTCGGTGCCGGATTCACATGGGGTGCTTTATATCTGAAATGGGCATATTGA
- the rpmF gene encoding 50S ribosomal protein L32, translated as MAHPKRKQSKSRTAKRRTHDKAVAPTLAVCSNCGSWHVFHTVCPECGYYRGKLAIEKGAAV; from the coding sequence ATGGCACATCCGAAGCGAAAACAGTCGAAATCAAGAACGGCTAAAAGAAGAACTCACGACAAAGCAGTAGCCCCTACATTGGCTGTATGTTCTAATTGTGGTTCTTGGCATGTATTCCACACAGTTTGTCCTGAGTGCGGATACTACAGAGGCAAATTAGCTATAGAAAAAGGAGCTGCAGTTTAA
- a CDS encoding DUF177 domain-containing protein, producing the protein MGKFSLYNIPLRGLSEGKHEFKYDLDKSFFALIDDGTADVKKGDLKVVVSLKKTSVTFELNFDITGTVHVPCDRCLDDISMDVDTKNKLIVKFGKEYSEESDEIVIIPEEDGEINIAWFLYEFIILSLPAKKVHPPGTCNKAMSSKLNKHRAKSTDDDSDDDSDDDISLDEDDSSFTDSRWDGLKDVPVDED; encoded by the coding sequence GTGGGAAAGTTTAGCTTATATAATATACCTCTCAGAGGTTTGTCGGAAGGAAAGCATGAGTTCAAGTACGACTTGGATAAAAGCTTTTTCGCTCTGATTGACGACGGTACAGCCGACGTTAAAAAAGGAGATTTGAAAGTTGTGGTATCTTTGAAGAAGACATCCGTTACTTTCGAATTGAATTTTGATATAACCGGAACAGTCCATGTTCCATGCGACAGATGTCTGGATGATATATCGATGGATGTCGATACAAAGAACAAACTGATCGTCAAATTCGGAAAAGAGTACTCAGAAGAGAGCGACGAGATAGTCATTATACCCGAAGAAGACGGCGAAATTAATATTGCATGGTTTTTATATGAGTTTATTATATTGAGCCTGCCTGCAAAAAAAGTACATCCTCCGGGTACATGCAATAAAGCGATGTCTTCTAAGTTAAATAAACATAGGGCCAAGAGTACGGATGATGATTCGGACGACGATTCCGATGATGATATATCACTGGACGAAGATGATTCATCATTTACCGATTCCCGTTGGGATGGTCTTAAAGACGTCCCTGTAGACGAAGATTGA
- a CDS encoding copper-translocating P-type ATPase: MTNDPENILSTSDIEKIIEGEDIVDIYNHNLSGIRKNCVYAMLLCIPILIIAIFFNKINYANYIMWALATPVVVLFGKQFFIKAWIQIRHFTTNVDTLVALSTGTAYIVSVFNTFYPSFWAAKGLQAHVYFEVSAVIVAFVLLGRYLEYKAKRNTTIAIKQLIGLQPSTATIVKDGQLVKTAIKDICIGDKIFVKPGERIAVDGKITQGSSFINESMISGEAMPVEKCEGKKVYAGTINEANSFYFEAYKVGKNTLIGQIVKMVQEGENSRLPVTKAVDRVSSIFIPIVGIVAILTFLTWLLLSPEGGFTQGLSSMIAVLIMACPCALGLATPTAIMAGIDNGAANGILIKGDEALENAKELTAVVLDKTGTITEGIFRVTDMKWLTEATPELKGILYGIESYSEHPLADAVKNYIRDDMRTKPEMTVSSLSGRGLMGETAANKYYVGTSKLMGEYNIKISDKEKDWIEQETEKSNTIVLFANESSLLAIIAITDAVKETSMNAIEKMRLARLKLYMLTGDSKRSADMTAKKVGIDTDNVMAGALPAGKAAFVRDLKIQGETVAMTGDGINDVGALAMADVSVAMGKGSDIAMEVAQVTVTSSNLNKLIQTINLSKVTTKTIHQNLFWAFIFNAIGIPVAAGILFPVNGFLLDPLFAGIVMVLSSVSVICNSLLLRRKPI; the protein is encoded by the coding sequence ATGACAAACGATCCTGAAAATATTCTTAGCACATCGGACATCGAGAAAATAATAGAGGGTGAAGATATCGTAGATATATACAACCATAATCTGTCGGGAATAAGAAAAAATTGCGTTTACGCAATGTTACTCTGTATCCCTATATTGATTATAGCTATATTCTTTAATAAAATAAATTATGCCAATTATATCATGTGGGCACTGGCTACTCCGGTAGTCGTCCTCTTTGGAAAACAATTCTTCATTAAAGCATGGATACAAATCCGTCACTTCACAACTAATGTAGATACATTGGTGGCGCTGAGTACTGGCACAGCCTATATTGTAAGTGTGTTCAATACTTTTTATCCTTCTTTCTGGGCAGCTAAAGGACTACAGGCACATGTATATTTCGAAGTATCAGCGGTGATCGTTGCATTTGTACTACTGGGTAGGTATCTGGAGTATAAGGCAAAAAGGAATACTACCATCGCTATCAAACAACTGATAGGATTACAACCAAGTACAGCTACAATAGTCAAAGACGGCCAACTGGTAAAGACCGCGATAAAAGACATCTGTATAGGAGACAAAATATTTGTAAAACCGGGTGAAAGAATTGCCGTAGACGGGAAAATCACCCAGGGCAGCTCTTTTATTAACGAAAGTATGATAAGCGGGGAAGCAATGCCCGTGGAGAAATGTGAAGGAAAAAAGGTGTATGCAGGAACAATCAATGAGGCCAACAGCTTTTACTTCGAAGCATATAAGGTAGGCAAAAATACCCTGATCGGCCAAATCGTAAAAATGGTACAAGAGGGAGAGAACAGCCGTCTCCCGGTTACAAAAGCGGTGGATAGGGTTTCATCTATATTCATTCCCATTGTAGGGATTGTTGCCATCCTTACATTTTTGACATGGTTGCTACTGTCTCCCGAGGGTGGCTTTACACAGGGACTTTCGTCGATGATTGCCGTGTTGATAATGGCCTGCCCATGTGCATTGGGGCTTGCAACTCCGACCGCGATTATGGCAGGAATAGATAATGGCGCGGCTAACGGCATCCTGATAAAAGGAGATGAAGCCCTCGAAAACGCCAAGGAACTAACGGCAGTTGTTCTGGACAAAACAGGAACAATAACCGAAGGCATATTCCGAGTTACAGATATGAAATGGCTGACAGAAGCTACGCCTGAACTGAAGGGGATATTATATGGTATTGAATCATATTCGGAACACCCGCTTGCCGATGCTGTAAAAAACTATATAAGAGACGACATGCGGACAAAACCCGAGATGACAGTATCTTCTTTATCGGGACGCGGACTGATGGGAGAAACCGCGGCCAATAAATATTATGTGGGGACATCTAAACTCATGGGAGAATACAATATAAAGATTTCGGATAAAGAGAAAGATTGGATAGAACAGGAAACCGAAAAATCGAATACAATTGTCCTCTTTGCAAATGAGAGTTCCTTATTAGCTATTATAGCTATAACCGACGCGGTAAAAGAAACGTCCATGAATGCTATTGAAAAAATGAGGCTGGCACGATTGAAGCTGTATATGCTCACGGGAGACAGCAAACGCTCAGCCGATATGACTGCCAAAAAAGTGGGGATAGATACGGATAACGTTATGGCCGGAGCTTTACCGGCAGGCAAAGCAGCCTTTGTAAGAGACCTGAAGATACAAGGTGAAACGGTGGCCATGACCGGAGATGGCATCAACGATGTAGGTGCTTTGGCAATGGCTGACGTAAGTGTAGCTATGGGCAAAGGCAGCGACATAGCGATGGAAGTGGCACAGGTTACAGTCACCTCATCCAATCTGAATAAACTGATACAGACGATAAATCTGTCTAAAGTAACAACGAAAACGATACACCAGAATCTGTTTTGGGCCTTTATCTTCAATGCTATCGGGATACCGGTTGCGGCAGGAATACTATTTCCTGTAAACGGTTTTCTATTAGACCCCCTGTTTGCAGGGATTGTTATGGTATTAAGCTCGGTGAGTGTTATCTGCAATAGCCTCCTATTGAGAAGAAAACCAATATAA
- a CDS encoding SusD/RagB family nutrient-binding outer membrane lipoprotein: MKAKHIILSLLGAMSIGFACTDLDNLNEDPNRVKDSDYDFSMADLGAALRYGSNLDYILTSGDKAGGGDLFDRVKNNLWETWSQYFVVWGGNPGNNLIEPYWTANYGTWMALLNGVIRDADKNVGRENSKAVALIWRAYMLSTFTDFFGPVPFSSDPAAVSPDYMAVDGLYKQFFADLEEAVELFDPAKNMISEDDFIFGGDMLKWKKFANSLRFNLALKVTEIDPELAKTQMKAALVADGGLLQSDADDVLGRWYDSWGNGPAYGMIGWNNFVMTTTMEKIVTGIGGMKYDGTATNKHPEYVDPRAVMWFDPSPVDDKNPAISSNFQGTNVSATVNNNAACARISQRIKDDNRRPLDQLTYIQTCFMLAEAVERSFVSSAEAGGTAESWYTKGVTASFKRWGIENKAADYLTSTMRNTWGTSAKYGDNTSAAGNTNLEKIVTQRYLGLFTDLSNQMWNDKRRLNLPAMDIAQVRDDGYGNWPKDGDIYNPINYYQRSIYPQTQSINNKPKYDDGVSKLGGPDKVTTPLWWASKKSNYCTSAK; encoded by the coding sequence ATGAAAGCAAAACATATAATACTATCATTGCTGGGTGCTATGTCTATAGGCTTTGCATGTACAGATCTTGATAACCTGAATGAAGACCCGAACAGGGTGAAAGACTCAGACTACGATTTTTCGATGGCAGACCTCGGTGCTGCACTCCGGTATGGTAGCAATTTAGACTATATTCTCACAAGTGGAGATAAAGCCGGAGGAGGGGACCTTTTCGACCGTGTTAAGAATAATTTGTGGGAAACCTGGAGTCAGTATTTTGTTGTCTGGGGAGGGAATCCCGGAAATAACCTGATCGAACCTTATTGGACTGCCAATTATGGAACATGGATGGCTTTACTTAATGGCGTTATCAGAGATGCCGATAAAAATGTAGGCCGGGAAAATTCAAAAGCTGTAGCGCTTATTTGGCGGGCTTATATGCTGTCTACTTTTACAGATTTTTTTGGACCTGTACCATTCTCATCTGACCCCGCTGCTGTAAGCCCGGACTATATGGCTGTTGACGGATTGTATAAACAGTTTTTTGCTGATCTGGAAGAAGCTGTAGAGTTATTCGATCCTGCAAAGAACATGATTAGTGAAGATGATTTTATCTTTGGTGGTGATATGCTTAAATGGAAGAAGTTTGCCAATTCTCTAAGATTCAATCTAGCTCTGAAAGTTACAGAGATAGATCCTGAGTTAGCAAAGACTCAGATGAAAGCCGCCCTTGTTGCAGATGGAGGTTTGCTACAGAGTGACGCTGACGATGTGCTGGGCCGTTGGTATGACTCATGGGGAAATGGACCTGCATATGGCATGATAGGTTGGAATAATTTTGTGATGACTACTACGATGGAGAAAATAGTAACAGGCATAGGTGGTATGAAGTACGATGGAACGGCTACAAATAAGCATCCTGAATATGTAGATCCTCGAGCTGTAATGTGGTTTGACCCGAGTCCTGTAGACGATAAGAATCCGGCAATTTCTTCTAACTTTCAGGGTACAAATGTATCAGCAACAGTAAATAATAATGCGGCTTGTGCAAGAATAAGTCAGAGAATTAAGGATGACAACAGAAGGCCTTTAGATCAATTGACTTATATTCAAACATGCTTTATGCTTGCCGAGGCCGTGGAAAGAAGCTTTGTATCTTCAGCTGAAGCCGGAGGTACAGCAGAATCCTGGTATACAAAAGGGGTAACAGCATCATTCAAACGTTGGGGAATTGAAAATAAAGCAGCAGATTATCTTACCTCTACAATGCGAAATACATGGGGTACCTCTGCCAAATATGGAGATAATACCTCTGCTGCCGGCAATACCAATCTTGAGAAAATTGTAACACAACGTTATCTGGGGCTTTTCACGGACCTTTCCAATCAGATGTGGAATGACAAACGCCGACTGAATCTTCCGGCAATGGATATAGCTCAGGTCCGGGATGATGGGTATGGTAACTGGCCGAAAGATGGAGATATATACAACCCTATAAATTATTATCAACGTAGTATATACCCTCAAACTCAGAGTATAAATAATAAGCCTAAATATGATGATGGTGTAAGTAAATTGGGAGGACCGGATAAAGTAACGACACCTCTCTGGTGGGCATCTAAAAAATCTAACTATTGCACATCTGCAAAATAA
- a CDS encoding TonB-dependent receptor, whose amino-acid sequence MTGRTVSYADPTAGNVANPYWSTYMNTTNDRKTRFIGLASLKYEFAEWLNIQGRYGIDYTNSQLKDIQATGAPTWYLEKGGNISTSKNDSYEMNADVLLTFNKQLTDKLGLVATAGGNIMYNRSDGIWSSANGLKIEHFYSLSNGLRPLASNTLYRKQINSVYGTASFAWDNMLYLDMSARNDWSSSLNSDNRSYFYPSIGASWLVTETLHKANINTGPINYGKIRLSWAQVGNDTSPYRLYNYRNIQVAEDGTLLGNKDQVEAFYNLKNETVNSWEVGLEMRAFDNRLGLDFAFYNKETKDQILRMNTPPEIAGYSYKFVNAGNVRNRGVEVLLTGTPVATKDFTWDVALNWSKNSNKILELGEGITTQILSDASYQGQIIVVAEEGGSFGDMKGRKYMRDDNGNLILDEDGLPTFNSNFEKVGNYNPDWMGGLTNTLRYKDFTLSFQIDMRYGGDVYMGSYRSGASAGTLDFTEANRADGSLEVHGVNQDGNAVVGKTNAQRYWGRLATGTEPWIYDATNIRLRELSIGYSIPRKVLAKTPIKGAKISFVGRNLWMIYSKTDGFDPEAGFSTGNAQGIETGSMPTLRSLGFNVNLTF is encoded by the coding sequence ATGACAGGTAGAACTGTAAGTTATGCAGATCCAACTGCAGGTAATGTGGCTAATCCGTACTGGTCGACTTATATGAATACGACAAACGACAGAAAAACACGGTTTATAGGTTTGGCTTCCCTTAAATATGAATTTGCCGAATGGTTGAATATACAAGGACGCTATGGTATCGATTATACCAATTCTCAACTGAAAGATATTCAGGCAACAGGCGCTCCAACATGGTATTTAGAAAAAGGTGGTAATATATCGACAAGCAAAAATGACAGTTATGAAATGAATGCAGACGTACTGCTTACTTTCAATAAGCAATTAACTGATAAGTTAGGGCTTGTAGCTACTGCCGGAGGTAATATAATGTATAATAGAAGCGACGGTATTTGGTCTTCTGCTAATGGTCTGAAAATTGAACATTTCTACAGCCTTTCAAACGGTTTGAGACCACTTGCTTCCAATACTCTTTATCGCAAACAGATAAACTCTGTTTATGGTACAGCTTCATTTGCATGGGATAATATGCTATATCTGGATATGAGCGCTCGTAACGACTGGTCTTCATCATTAAACTCTGATAACCGTTCTTATTTTTATCCGTCTATAGGAGCCAGTTGGTTGGTGACAGAAACGTTGCATAAAGCAAATATCAATACAGGCCCTATCAATTATGGAAAAATCAGACTGTCTTGGGCTCAGGTAGGTAATGATACATCTCCTTACAGACTGTATAACTATAGAAACATTCAGGTTGCTGAAGATGGTACATTGTTAGGAAATAAAGATCAGGTAGAAGCTTTTTACAATCTGAAGAATGAAACAGTTAACTCTTGGGAAGTTGGTCTCGAAATGAGAGCATTTGACAATAGATTAGGTTTAGATTTTGCTTTCTATAATAAGGAAACTAAAGATCAGATATTGAGAATGAATACTCCTCCTGAAATTGCAGGCTATAGTTATAAATTTGTTAATGCTGGTAATGTGAGAAATAGAGGGGTTGAAGTATTACTTACAGGAACTCCGGTAGCAACCAAAGATTTTACCTGGGATGTTGCATTAAACTGGTCTAAGAATAGCAATAAAATATTGGAACTTGGAGAAGGAATTACAACACAAATCTTGAGTGATGCTTCTTATCAAGGTCAGATTATTGTTGTTGCAGAAGAAGGTGGTTCTTTCGGTGACATGAAGGGCAGAAAATATATGAGAGATGATAATGGAAATCTTATACTCGATGAGGATGGGCTTCCAACCTTTAATAGCAATTTTGAAAAAGTAGGAAATTATAATCCTGATTGGATGGGTGGACTCACAAATACACTTAGGTATAAAGACTTTACATTGTCATTCCAAATAGATATGCGCTATGGAGGTGATGTGTATATGGGATCGTACAGAAGTGGTGCTTCTGCAGGAACGTTAGACTTTACTGAAGCTAATCGTGCAGATGGTAGCTTAGAGGTACATGGAGTAAACCAAGACGGCAATGCTGTAGTTGGAAAGACCAACGCTCAACGTTATTGGGGACGATTAGCAACAGGTACTGAACCTTGGATATATGATGCTACAAATATCAGATTGCGTGAATTAAGTATCGGATATAGCATCCCAAGAAAAGTATTAGCTAAGACGCCTATCAAAGGAGCAAAGATAAGCTTTGTTGGCCGTAATCTATGGATGATTTACAGTAAGACAGATGGATTCGATCCTGAAGCCGGATTCTCTACCGGAAATGCTCAGGGTATCGAAACTGGTTCTATGCCTACTTTACGCTCTTTAGGATTTAATGTAAATCTTACATTCTAA
- a CDS encoding TonB-dependent receptor plug domain-containing protein: protein MMCKIKRKRINPFGRNVHAFIYLLTFFMMLSGAAYSQTGSKIAVKGVVTDATGEPLAGATVSEKGTTNGTMTGIDGDFSLSVASDGILTATYVGFNSKEVAVNGQTTINISLTEDSKVLDEVVVTALGIKRDRKSLGYALSEVKGDQLTETRDANIANSLTGKVAGLQVKSAASGAGGSSRIVLRGNSSIDGNNQPLVVVDGVPIDAGTGADNDNIWGEGVYDRGSGMSDISPDDIASISILKGPAAAALYGSRAGNGVIMITTKTGKESKGFSASYSTNLTFESPMMYPNFQNKYGQGVNGEYATSNAANSWGYEMDGKEVVDYVGRKVKYAPGADMKDFLRTGTSWTNSVEVSSSSDKNSIRFAVTDLRNKGIVPNNDFSRTSATLRATAQLTNKLSVDVKGSFIKQNTDNMVKLGASPDNIFYQFLLMPRSVQLSDFDLGDKGYVSSYKTES from the coding sequence ATGATGTGTAAAATTAAAAGAAAAAGGATTAATCCTTTTGGACGTAATGTCCATGCTTTCATTTATCTTCTTACATTTTTCATGATGCTGAGTGGTGCTGCTTACTCGCAAACAGGAAGTAAGATTGCAGTAAAAGGTGTAGTTACTGACGCCACCGGAGAACCGTTGGCTGGAGCAACAGTGTCAGAGAAAGGTACGACAAATGGAACAATGACTGGTATTGATGGTGACTTTTCTTTATCGGTTGCTTCTGATGGGATATTAACTGCAACTTATGTCGGATTTAATTCGAAAGAGGTTGCTGTTAATGGACAAACAACAATCAATATCTCGCTTACTGAAGATTCCAAGGTACTTGATGAGGTCGTAGTGACAGCTTTAGGTATTAAACGTGACCGGAAATCTCTGGGCTATGCATTGTCTGAGGTAAAAGGAGATCAACTGACAGAAACGAGAGATGCTAATATTGCAAACTCATTGACTGGTAAGGTTGCCGGGTTGCAAGTGAAGTCGGCAGCTTCAGGTGCAGGTGGTTCGAGCCGTATTGTTCTTCGTGGAAACAGTTCTATTGATGGTAATAATCAACCATTGGTAGTTGTGGATGGTGTGCCAATCGATGCTGGAACAGGTGCAGATAATGATAATATCTGGGGTGAAGGAGTATATGACCGAGGTTCAGGTATGTCAGATATCTCTCCTGATGATATTGCTAGTATTTCTATATTGAAAGGTCCTGCAGCGGCAGCGTTATATGGGTCTAGGGCCGGTAATGGGGTAATTATGATTACGACCAAGACAGGAAAAGAGTCGAAAGGCTTTAGCGCTTCTTATAGTACAAACCTTACATTTGAGTCTCCAATGATGTATCCTAACTTCCAGAACAAATACGGGCAGGGGGTAAATGGAGAATATGCAACAAGCAATGCAGCTAATAGCTGGGGTTATGAAATGGATGGTAAAGAGGTTGTTGATTATGTGGGTCGGAAGGTTAAGTATGCTCCCGGAGCTGATATGAAAGATTTTCTACGTACAGGTACTTCTTGGACTAATAGTGTGGAGGTATCCAGCTCTTCGGATAAAAATAGTATCAGATTTGCAGTTACTGACTTGAGAAATAAAGGCATTGTCCCTAATAATGATTTCAGTAGAACCTCTGCTACGTTAAGAGCTACGGCACAACTTACAAATAAATTGTCAGTGGATGTGAAAGGTAGCTTTATTAAACAGAATACTGATAATATGGTGAAGTTGGGAGCTAGTCCGGATAATATTTTCTATCAATTCTTGCTGATGCCTCGTTCTGTGCAACTTAGTGATTTCGATCTGGGAGATAAAGGCTATGTGTCTAGTTATAAAACAGAGTCATAG
- a CDS encoding NADH-quinone oxidoreductase subunit A, which yields MQIAFSVVFVFATVLASNMLGPKRKNARKQANFECGLDPIGNARSPFPIKYFLVAILFVLFDIEIVFMYPWAVNFKAIGWDGLLKMGGFIALLLVGYLYIVKRKALEWEK from the coding sequence ATGCAGATAGCTTTTTCTGTCGTATTTGTCTTTGCCACAGTACTTGCATCAAATATGTTAGGTCCGAAACGCAAAAATGCGCGAAAGCAGGCAAATTTCGAATGCGGTCTCGATCCCATAGGCAATGCACGTTCGCCTTTCCCTATTAAGTATTTTCTGGTTGCGATACTCTTCGTTCTGTTCGATATAGAAATCGTATTCATGTACCCTTGGGCGGTAAACTTCAAGGCTATCGGATGGGATGGATTATTGAAAATGGGCGGATTTATTGCATTATTACTTGTAGGTTACCTATACATCGTGAAGCGTAAAGCTTTAGAGTGGGAAAAATAA